The following are encoded together in the Humulus lupulus chromosome 5, drHumLupu1.1, whole genome shotgun sequence genome:
- the LOC133779264 gene encoding uncharacterized protein LOC133779264, whose protein sequence is MIQSQVVSLRILENQVGQLANELRNRPHGTLPSDTENPRNGSNEHCKAVTLRSGKELENSKTKSGHEGKSSSIQINEEIHKDAELPSVQKSTSAQNATGMRQHQHPDSSISRHPLPFPQHFQKQKLDSQFKKFLDMLKQFHINIPLVEELEQMPNYVKFMKDILTRKRRLGEFETVALTKECTSFLQNKLPPKMKDPGSFTIQCTIGNSYCGMDLCDLGANINLMPMSVYRHLGIGEVRSTTMTLQLANRSLAYPDGKIEDVLVKVDKFISPVDFIVLNYEVDREVPIILGRPFLATGLIDVQKGELTMTVQDEQVTFNVFKAMRFPFEVEEYFVVSVVDYFASKELENNFDDPLERLLMFDSHAEDEDEYLA, encoded by the coding sequence ATGATCCAAAGCCAAGTTGTATCATTGAGAATCTTAGAAAACCAAGTTGGGCAACTAGCTAATGAGTTGAGAAATAGACCCCATGGTACATTGCCAAGTGACACAGAAAATCCAAGAAATGGGAGCAATGAACATTGTAAAGCCGTCACTTTGAGAAGTGGGAAGGAGTTGGAGAATTCCAAGACAAAATCTGGGCATGAGGGTAAGTcctcttcaatccaaataaatgaggaaATTCACAAAGACGCTGAATTGCCTAGTGTACAAAAATCTACCTCTGCTCAGAATGCTACAGGAATGCGGCAACATCAGCACCCAGATAGCTCAATTTCAAGGCATCCACTTCCATTTCCTCAACATTTTCAGAAGCAAAAGTTGGATTCTCAATTTAAGAAGTTTCTAGATATGTTGAAGCAGTTTCATATCAACATCCCACTTGTAGAGGAACTTGAGCAAATGCCtaactatgtgaaattcatgaaagatATTCTTACAAGGAAGAGAAGGTTAGGAGAATTTGAGACAGTGGCTCTTACCAAGGAATGTACCTCATTCTTGCAAAACAAGTTGCCACCAAAGATGAaagatcctgggagtttcaccATTCAATGCACCATTGGTAATTCTTATTGTGGCATGGATTTATGTGATTTGGGTGCCAATATAAATTTGATGCCTATGTCTGTGTATAGGCATTTGGGGATTGGTGAAGTCCGATCTACCACAATGACACTACAGCTTGCAAATAGATCTCTTGCTTATCCAGATGGGAAGATTGAGGATGTCTTGGTAAAAGTTGATAAGTTCATTTCTCCAGTTGATTTCATTGTATTGAATTATGAGGTAGACAGGGAGGTACCAATCATTCTAGGGAGGCCTTTTCTAGCTACTGGTTTGATTGACGTGCAAAAGGGTGAACTTACTATGACGGTTCAAGATGAGCAGGTGACATTCAATGTTTTCAAGGCTATGAGGTTTCCATTTGAGGTCGAAGAGTATTTTGTTGTTTCAGTGGTAGATTATTTTGCTTCAAAGGAATTAGAAAACAATTTCGATGATCCTCTAGAGAGACTCTTGATGTTTGATTCACATGCAGAGGATGAGGATGAATACTTGGCTTAG